One window from the genome of Musa acuminata AAA Group cultivar baxijiao chromosome BXJ1-4, Cavendish_Baxijiao_AAA, whole genome shotgun sequence encodes:
- the LOC103981199 gene encoding YTH domain-containing protein ECT1, which translates to METSQQALDRIEPLESSTVDGDQKPVTVETLNEQPPSAIDEKVTTSNASDESSNIGLPRDAQDHFGSSDAVNDDSIIFPPNNLPPPAHVFWYRGYENPIADEYSRHLNVEGLEVGSTGVYNENRSLVYHTGYGYSPQMPYGPYSPATTPLPSISGDGQLYTPQQFQFPGAYYQQPAPPNMPFLSSPTPIPQADLTMPIDQQGAFPVDTSSFNTHPFGPRPGYQLSYGSFGRDWLRSPEGTGSVTPLSPPAASPQPVGALMSFGQNTMPPTYGMASQQHRSLYGFGSSINSPHGGLYHGSIFETSFPSFGFKDQSLIALDRRSGGKGTMYSRNGNLDFLNEQNRGPRASRTNNQMTEHNPSLDNGNSSSRVDQKLYNNPDFITEYKDAKFFVIKSYSEDNVHKSIKYGVWASTSNGNKKLDSAYHEANKKEDPCPVFLFFSVNASAHFCGVAEMIGPVDFEKSVDYWQQDKWSGQFPVKWQIVKDVPNNLFRHIILENNDNKPVTNSRDTQEVKLEQGLEMLSIFKKHEYEVSILDDFEFYEEREKAMQERKSHQHQQQLSNSAWPVPAALRDDQRNTATMSGEFIGQISEKFTHAVTLEERSNADPSTDKNSSLNTAVASMPKDL; encoded by the exons ATGGAGACGAGTCAGCAGGCGCTGGATCGTATCG AGCCTTTGGAATCATCAACTGTAGATGGTGATCAGAAACCTGTTACTGTTGAGACCTTGAACGAACAG CCACCTTCTGCTATAGATGAGAAAGTGACAACCTCTAATGCTTCAGATGAGTCAAGTAACATAGGTCTCCCAAGAGATGCACAAGACCATTTTGGTTCTTCTGATGCAGTTAATGATGACAGTATAATTTTTCCACCAAATAATTTGCCCCCTCCGGCACATGTCTTCTGGTATAGAG GATATGAGAATCCAATTGCTGATGAGTACTCTCGACATTTAAATGTTGAAGGCCTAGAAGTTGGTTCCACT GGTGTCTACAATGAGAATCGTTCACTCGTATATCATACTGGATATGGGTACAGTCCTCAGATGCCTTATGGACCCTATTCCCCAGCTACAACGCCTCTACCTTCTATTAGTGGAGATGGCCAACTCTACACCCCGCAGCAGTTCCAGTTCCCAGGTGCATACTACCAGCAGCCAGCTCCTCCTAATATGCCGTTTCTGTCTTCACCAACTCCAATACCACAAGCTGATTTGACAATGCCCATTGATCAGCAAGGAGCATTTCCTGTTGATACCTCAAGCTTCAACACCCACCCGTTTGGACCAAGACCTGGTTATCAGCTATCCTATGGGTCTTTTGGTAGAG ATTGGTTGAGATCCCCAGAGGGGACTGGGTCTGTGACTCCATTATCACCACCGGCAGCTTCTCCCCAGCCAGTTGGTGCACTCATGTCATTTGGGCAAAACACCATGCCTCCAACTTATGGAATG GCTTCACAACAACACAGATCTTTGTATGGTTTTGGATCCTCTATCAATTCGCCCCATGGTGGGCTGTATCATGGTAGCATTTTTGAGACATCTTTTCCTAGCTTCGGATTCAAGGACCAGAGCTTGATTGCTCTGGACAGAAGGAGCGGAGGAAAGGGAACCATGTACAGTCGCAATGGCAATCTTGATTTTCTAAACGAACAAAATCGAGGGCCACGAGCAAGTAGAACAAATAATCAGATGACTGAACACAATCCTTCGCTTGACAATGGAAACAGTTCTTCAAGGGTTGATCAAAAATTGTATAATAATCCTGACTTTATTACAGAGTACAAGGATGCCAAGTTTTTTGTAATTAAGTCTTACAGCGAGGATAATGTTCATAAAAGCATCAAATATGGTGTTTGGGCTAGCACTTCCAATGGAAACAAGAAGTTGGATTCTGCATACCATGAAGCAAATAAGAAAGAAGATCCTTGTCcagttttcttatttttctcg GTAAATGCAAGTGCACATTTCTGCGGGGTGGCTGAAATGATTGGACCTGTTGATTTTGAGAAAAGTGTGGACTACTGGCAGCAAGACAAGTGGAGTGGCCAGTTCCCTGTGAAGTGGCAGATAGTGAAAGATGTACCCAACAATCTGTTTCGGCATATTATTCTTGAAAACAATGACAATAAGCCTGTCACCAACAGCAGAGACACCCAAGAA GTGAAATTGGAGCAGGGTCTGGAGATGCTAAGCATTTTTAAGAAGCATGAATATGAGGTATCAATCCTTGATGACTTCGAGTTTTATGAGGAGCGGGAGAAAGCCATGCAGGAGAGGAAGTCCCACCAGCACCAGCAACAGCTATCCAACTCAGCATGGCCTGTTCCAGCAGCTCTTAGGGATGATCAGAGGAACACAGCTACTATGTCTGGAGAATTCATTGGCCAGATCTCAGAGAAATTTACGCATGCTGTCACGTTGGAAGAAAGAAGCAATGCTGACCCCTCGACAGATAAAAATAGTTCCTTAAATACTGCTGTTGCTTCCATGCCCAAGGATCTGTAG